DNA from Aliarcobacter skirrowii CCUG 10374:
GATGAAAATAGTGTATATTTGTTTGACCCAACTAAAAAACAGATTATTAATGAAGCAAAATGTATAGAAAAATATGGAGTAACTCCAAAGCAGTTTATAGATTATCAAGCATTAGTTGGTGATACAGCTGATAATATTCCAGGAGTAAAAGGAGTTGGTGCAAAAACAGCACAAACTTTGATAGAACAATTTGGAACACTTGAAAATATCTATGAAAATATTGAAAATATTGATAAAAAAAGAACAAAAGAGCTATTAATTGAAGGAAAAGATAATGCTTTTTTATCAAAACAACTTGTAACTTTAAAAGATGATTGTCACTTTATATCAAATATTGATGAGTTTTCATTGCCGCTTGAGAATCCAATTTTAAAAATAGCTTCAGATTTAGAGTCTTATGATATGCACAGAATCATTGAAAGAGTAAATAAAAATGGTTTAAATTATAAAACAGAAGTTCCAAAAAAAGTAGAAGATGAGAAAATTGAGTATATATTGCTTGATAATGAAAATGATTTAACTTTAGCAATAAATAAAATTCCAAGAGATGCAATAATTGCATTTGATACAGAGACAACTAATCTTGATACGGCAAAAGCAAAAATAGTTGGATTCTCATTTTGTTATGAAGATAAAAAAGCATATTATGTACCAATATCTCATAACTACTTAGGTGTTGGAAATCAAATTTCAATTGATGCTGCTAAAAAAGCAATAGAGATTTTAAACAGATATAAACTTGTTTTTCAAAACTTCAAATATGATTGGCAAATTGTAAAAAACAATTTTGATTTGGATTTAAAACTATATGCAGATACTATGATTTTATCGTGGCTTTTAGATACAAGTGAGAAAGTTGGAATAGATTATCAAATAAAAAAATATTTTCAAATAGATATGGTTTCTTTTTCTCAAGTTGTAAAAAAAGGTGAAGATTTTTCAAGTGTTGAGTTAGAAAAAGCAACACAATATGCAGCTGAAGATGCTTTGATGACTTTGAAACTATTTAACAAACAGCTTGAGATTTTTAAACAAAGAGGGGAAGATGAGCTTTTAAGTATAGCTTTTGAACTAGAGTTTAACTTTATTTATGTTTTAGCTTCAATGGAGCAAAAAGGTATAAAAATAGATGTAAAACTTCTAAAAGAGTATAAAGATAGAAGTTTAATTTATCTAAATGAATTAACTCAAAATATTTATGAAGCTTGCGAAGAGAGTTTTAATATTAACTCTCCAAAACAGTTGGGTGTGATTTTGTTTGAAAAACTGGGACTTGCATCTTCAAAGAAGACAAAAACAGGTTATAGTACAGATGAGTCTGTTTTGGAGAGCTTAAAAAATGAGCATAAAGTAGTTCCTCTTTTATTAAAATATAGAGAGGCTTTTAAACTTCA
Protein-coding regions in this window:
- the polA gene encoding DNA polymerase I → MKKSITIIDTFGFLFRSYFALPPLRSNRGFPTGLLTGFMNFVAGIGKDFKTDYIVFALDAKGTTFRNELFDNYKAQRPDVPEDLLTQLPVAISWVEKMGFKIAIRTGYEADDMVASIAKDAKEKGFEVRIVSHDKDLYQLIDDENSVYLFDPTKKQIINEAKCIEKYGVTPKQFIDYQALVGDTADNIPGVKGVGAKTAQTLIEQFGTLENIYENIENIDKKRTKELLIEGKDNAFLSKQLVTLKDDCHFISNIDEFSLPLENPILKIASDLESYDMHRIIERVNKNGLNYKTEVPKKVEDEKIEYILLDNENDLTLAINKIPRDAIIAFDTETTNLDTAKAKIVGFSFCYEDKKAYYVPISHNYLGVGNQISIDAAKKAIEILNRYKLVFQNFKYDWQIVKNNFDLDLKLYADTMILSWLLDTSEKVGIDYQIKKYFQIDMVSFSQVVKKGEDFSSVELEKATQYAAEDALMTLKLFNKQLEIFKQRGEDELLSIAFELEFNFIYVLASMEQKGIKIDVKLLKEYKDRSLIYLNELTQNIYEACEESFNINSPKQLGVILFEKLGLASSKKTKTGYSTDESVLESLKNEHKVVPLLLKYREAFKLHSTYIEPLLELGLKDSENRVFSSFLHTGTTTGRLSSKNPNLQNIPVGTFSDIQIRRAFIAQEGYKLVGVDYSQIELRLLAHFSKDEALVNAFKQDLDIHLQTAIKIFGEDEAKDKRAIAKTINFGLLYGMGSKKLSDTLGISTKEAKTYIDSYFEAFKSVKDYFKSIEDEAIEKGYVKTLLNRKRLFDFQGASPMLKAAYLREAVNTLFQGSAADLIKLSMINIHLKYKDNPNVKMLLQIHDELIFEVKDEYVDEVSKDIKDIMESIFVLNVPLKVSVGVANSWQDLK